A stretch of Shewanella dokdonensis DNA encodes these proteins:
- a CDS encoding YbaY family lipoprotein, protein MAGGCVTVAPPAPVVVNGAASYHERIMLPDGCSITIAIIDLDTPGAIVAQKSFNIARVPVPFKFILPADSVDSKTNYGVVAMIMYQGRVIFQTYDRYPVINNGKNTTEVIMKAVPLENLQQ, encoded by the coding sequence ATGGCTGGGGGATGTGTGACTGTTGCACCACCTGCACCGGTGGTGGTTAATGGGGCGGCTTCTTACCATGAGCGGATCATGCTGCCAGATGGTTGCAGTATTACTATTGCCATTATCGATCTGGATACCCCCGGCGCAATTGTGGCGCAGAAGTCGTTTAATATTGCGCGGGTGCCGGTGCCATTCAAATTCATTTTGCCAGCCGACTCAGTAGACAGTAAAACCAACTATGGGGTGGTAGCGATGATCATGTATCAGGGAAGGGTGATCTTTCAGACCTATGACCGTTATCCGGTGATCAATAACGGTAAGAACACCACTGAAGTTATTATGAAAGCTGTACCACTGGAAAACTTACAGCAGTAG
- the tesB gene encoding acyl-CoA thioesterase II, producing the protein MSQVLDELLSLLTLEPIEMGLFRGQSQDLGFGHVFGGQVMGQALSAARQTVPPERQAHSLHSYFLRAGDETLPIIYDVENMRDGGSFSARRVKAIQKGRPIFYMTCSFQEPEDGFEHQAPMPDVPGPDGLMNQQELAMTMRDRVPPKILEKFLADAPIEMRMVNPLNPVAPAATEPTRYVWMRANGRLPAEHCMHDYLLAYASDFNFLVTAVQPHGVSFLTPGIRMATIDHAMWFHRPVNIGEWLLYAVDSPNAYGSRGYVRGQFFNQQGQLIASASQEGLIRMTNIKKE; encoded by the coding sequence ATGAGCCAGGTATTGGATGAACTGCTTTCGCTGCTGACACTTGAACCGATAGAAATGGGATTATTTCGCGGTCAGAGTCAGGATTTGGGATTTGGACATGTTTTCGGTGGTCAGGTGATGGGACAGGCGTTGAGCGCTGCCAGACAGACGGTACCGCCAGAGCGTCAGGCGCACTCACTACACTCCTATTTTCTCCGCGCCGGAGATGAAACCCTGCCAATTATCTATGATGTGGAAAATATGCGTGATGGCGGTAGTTTCAGTGCCAGACGGGTGAAAGCCATCCAGAAAGGTCGCCCGATATTTTATATGACTTGTTCGTTTCAGGAACCCGAAGACGGGTTTGAACATCAGGCGCCGATGCCCGATGTTCCCGGCCCCGACGGCCTGATGAACCAGCAAGAACTCGCGATGACTATGCGCGATAGAGTGCCACCAAAGATCCTAGAGAAATTTCTGGCCGATGCCCCCATAGAAATGCGGATGGTGAACCCCTTAAACCCTGTTGCACCTGCGGCAACCGAGCCTACTCGTTATGTGTGGATGCGGGCGAATGGTCGTTTGCCTGCTGAACATTGTATGCACGATTATCTGCTGGCTTATGCCTCGGATTTTAATTTTCTGGTAACCGCCGTACAGCCTCATGGCGTATCGTTTCTAACGCCGGGGATTAGAATGGCAACTATTGATCATGCGATGTGGTTTCATCGACCAGTAAACATCGGTGAATGGTTGCTGTATGCAGTGGATAGCCCCAATGCCTATGGGAGTCGCGGTTACGTCCGTGGGCAATTCTTTAATCAGCAGGGACAGTTGATTGCTTCGGCATCACAGGAAGGACTGATAAGAATGACCAATATTAAGAAGGAATAA
- a CDS encoding SDR family oxidoreductase, whose translation MVTGAASGLGRAFAIALAQRGASVVLVDNQDCRETAAAIAALGADVKYFYCDVANAAQVTDVCQQILTCSQVDFLLLCAGVHRSCPFEKISLSDWRRQIDVDLTGSFLFCQAFWPLMRQQAFGRILMLTGASGLFGDQFEAAYASAKMALIGLVNSLSLEGQSYNICVNSLCTQVLNGMTGHHMADDVGAMFSIEAPVAAAMYLLGASAPTGQHVLAAAGSISRLRLAETNPAYFSADDCTPNWWEKSGRNLAKHILSVSRKVVKNR comes from the coding sequence GTGGTTACGGGCGCAGCTTCAGGATTGGGGCGGGCATTTGCCATTGCTCTGGCGCAACGAGGAGCAAGCGTTGTACTGGTCGACAATCAGGATTGTCGGGAAACTGCGGCAGCGATAGCCGCGTTAGGTGCCGACGTAAAGTATTTCTATTGCGATGTGGCTAATGCTGCGCAGGTGACGGATGTTTGTCAGCAGATACTTACATGCTCTCAAGTGGACTTTCTGCTGCTCTGTGCCGGCGTTCACCGTTCTTGTCCGTTTGAAAAAATTTCTCTGAGTGATTGGCGCCGCCAGATAGATGTTGATCTTACCGGCAGCTTTTTGTTCTGTCAGGCATTCTGGCCGCTGATGCGACAGCAGGCGTTTGGTCGGATTTTGATGTTAACCGGGGCGAGTGGTCTGTTTGGCGATCAGTTTGAGGCGGCATATGCCAGTGCCAAAATGGCGCTGATAGGCTTGGTAAACAGTTTGAGCCTAGAAGGGCAGAGCTACAATATCTGCGTTAACAGCCTTTGTACCCAAGTGCTGAACGGCATGACCGGGCACCATATGGCAGATGATGTGGGCGCGATGTTCTCGATAGAAGCGCCTGTGGCTGCGGCCATGTACCTGTTAGGCGCATCCGCCCCCACTGGCCAACATGTGTTGGCGGCGGCTGGAAGTATCAGCCGATTGCGGCTGGCGGAAACCAATCCGGCTTATTTTAGTGCTGATGACTGTACCCCGAACTGGTGGGAAAAATCTGGCCGAAACTTAGCAAAGCACATCCTTTCAGTTTCCAGAAAAGTGGTGAAGAACAGATAG
- a CDS encoding 1,4-dihydroxy-2-naphthoate polyprenyltransferase, translating to MNPWFLAIRPGHCLPLQALLIGNMLALPLEKFSWTVAIISMTCALLLQIAVNLANDYFDFKNGIDTAERVGPTRVTQSGMLAPYKVRNAMTLCLILSLAVGGYLIWHGGWPIAFLAAASMLAALGYSGGPYPLASHGLGELAAFVFFGLVAVVGSYYLQAGDTTMASWLLGCAVGLLNAAIMLVNNTRDIMTDTKAGKKTLAVRIGEAQARVLYQALLYLPFGLIIAGFLLGQLPGFPVLLAGLSLIMARKLSSDFYQGSGEALNPLLGKTAKLTMMFSALFSVGLMF from the coding sequence ATGAATCCTTGGTTTCTGGCAATACGCCCCGGACACTGCCTGCCGCTGCAGGCCTTATTGATTGGCAATATGCTGGCACTGCCTCTGGAAAAATTCAGTTGGACGGTGGCGATTATCTCCATGACATGTGCCTTGTTGTTGCAAATTGCAGTGAATCTGGCAAACGACTATTTTGATTTCAAAAATGGGATCGATACCGCAGAACGGGTCGGCCCGACGCGAGTGACCCAAAGTGGCATGCTGGCGCCCTATAAAGTGCGCAATGCCATGACGCTATGTCTGATATTGTCATTGGCGGTCGGTGGTTATCTCATCTGGCACGGTGGTTGGCCAATCGCATTTTTAGCCGCAGCCTCTATGTTGGCAGCATTAGGCTATAGCGGTGGTCCGTACCCGCTGGCTTCCCACGGTTTAGGTGAACTGGCGGCATTTGTCTTTTTCGGGCTAGTTGCCGTTGTGGGCAGCTACTACCTGCAAGCAGGCGACACCACAATGGCATCATGGTTGCTGGGCTGTGCGGTTGGTTTGCTCAATGCCGCAATTATGCTGGTTAACAACACTCGCGACATTATGACCGACACCAAAGCCGGCAAGAAAACGCTCGCCGTGCGCATTGGCGAAGCCCAAGCACGGGTACTGTATCAGGCGTTGTTGTATCTGCCATTTGGTCTGATTATCGCAGGTTTTCTGTTGGGACAATTACCGGGATTTCCGGTGCTATTGGCGGGCCTGTCACTGATTATGGCGCGGAAGTTATCTTCTGATTTCTATCAGGGTTCCGGCGAAGCGCTTAACCCGCTATTAGGGAAAACTGCCAAACTGACCATGATGTTCAGTGCACTATTCAGTGTAGGTTTAATGTTCTGA
- a CDS encoding propionyl-CoA synthetase, which yields MTDPGLALYQKSIDDKVTFWGECAKAIDWYQPWEQVLDDSQAPFYRWFSNGQLNTCYNAVDRHVLAGRGEQFAIRYFSPVTDTEYAVTYAELQAQVSRLAGYMASVGVSKGDRVVIYMPMVPETVYAMLACARIGAIHSVVFGGFAANELATRINDAKPKLVLSASCGVEPSGVVPYKPLLDKALEQSHHKVERCLILGRSQYAAALQEGRDYDWQQAIKDAAPAACVAVAATDPLYILYTSGTTGQPKGVVRDNGGHAVALAWSMKHIYNINPGDTFWAASDVGWVVGHSYIVYAPLLVGATTVLYEGKPVGTPDPGIFWRTIQKYRVKSFFTAPTAIRAIKREDPNGNYVAGTDLSCLETLFLAGERCDPDTLLWAGEKLGKPVIDHWWQTETGWAVAANLMGVQAIPVKPGSPARAVPGYQVEVVDEFGSQVPAGQSGNVVIKLPLPPGTLVTLWQNDKRYQESYLSMYPGYYLTGDAGYMDEDGYLYIMSRIDDIINVAGHRLSTGRFEEVLCQHPAVAEAAVIGVDDKLKGQVPLGLVVLKNGIDISEKQLHDELVAKVRQEIGPVAAFKLVSAVQKLPKTRSGKILRGTMRKIADNQSYTPPATIEDPLTLDLVRDALTRMGYADALLQQHV from the coding sequence ATGACAGATCCGGGTTTAGCTCTGTACCAGAAATCCATAGACGATAAGGTGACGTTCTGGGGCGAGTGCGCCAAAGCTATTGACTGGTATCAACCATGGGAACAAGTGTTGGATGACAGCCAAGCGCCATTTTATCGCTGGTTCAGTAATGGTCAGTTAAATACTTGCTATAACGCCGTAGACCGCCATGTGCTGGCGGGTAGGGGCGAGCAGTTTGCCATTCGTTATTTCAGTCCAGTCACTGATACCGAATATGCTGTGACATATGCTGAACTACAGGCGCAAGTAAGCCGCTTGGCTGGTTATATGGCATCTGTTGGGGTGAGCAAGGGCGACAGGGTGGTGATCTACATGCCAATGGTGCCTGAAACCGTATATGCCATGCTGGCCTGTGCGCGTATTGGCGCTATCCATTCGGTAGTTTTTGGTGGTTTTGCCGCGAATGAACTGGCAACGCGTATCAACGATGCCAAACCTAAGTTGGTGCTGAGTGCTTCTTGTGGGGTCGAACCTTCCGGGGTGGTGCCTTACAAGCCATTACTGGATAAAGCGCTGGAGCAGTCTCATCACAAAGTTGAACGCTGTTTGATCCTTGGGCGCAGTCAGTATGCAGCTGCATTACAGGAAGGGCGGGATTACGACTGGCAGCAGGCCATCAAAGATGCCGCACCCGCAGCATGTGTCGCCGTTGCCGCCACTGATCCTTTGTATATCCTGTACACCTCTGGCACCACAGGCCAACCTAAAGGTGTGGTGCGTGACAACGGCGGTCATGCAGTGGCTTTGGCTTGGTCGATGAAGCACATTTACAACATCAATCCTGGGGATACGTTCTGGGCGGCATCGGATGTTGGTTGGGTCGTCGGGCATTCATACATTGTTTATGCGCCACTGCTGGTGGGGGCGACAACCGTGTTGTATGAGGGTAAGCCTGTGGGCACACCTGATCCGGGTATTTTCTGGCGCACTATTCAGAAATACCGTGTCAAAAGTTTCTTCACCGCACCCACGGCAATCCGTGCGATTAAGCGGGAAGATCCAAACGGCAATTATGTGGCTGGAACCGATCTGAGCTGTCTGGAAACGCTTTTCCTCGCGGGAGAACGTTGTGACCCCGATACCTTGCTTTGGGCTGGCGAGAAACTGGGGAAACCGGTGATCGATCATTGGTGGCAGACTGAAACCGGATGGGCCGTGGCTGCCAATCTGATGGGCGTACAGGCTATTCCGGTAAAACCCGGTTCACCCGCGCGCGCCGTGCCTGGATACCAGGTGGAAGTTGTGGATGAGTTTGGCTCACAAGTGCCAGCGGGCCAGTCTGGTAACGTGGTAATTAAATTGCCATTGCCGCCAGGCACTTTAGTGACTTTGTGGCAAAACGATAAACGCTATCAGGAAAGCTACCTCAGCATGTACCCAGGTTATTACCTGACTGGCGATGCGGGTTATATGGATGAAGACGGTTATCTGTACATTATGAGTCGTATTGACGACATCATTAATGTTGCCGGACATCGCTTATCAACCGGGCGCTTTGAAGAAGTCTTGTGTCAACATCCTGCGGTTGCGGAAGCGGCGGTAATTGGGGTTGATGACAAACTCAAAGGGCAAGTGCCGTTGGGGTTGGTGGTTTTGAAAAACGGTATCGATATCAGTGAAAAACAGCTGCATGATGAGCTGGTAGCCAAAGTGCGACAGGAGATTGGCCCAGTTGCGGCGTTCAAGCTGGTAAGTGCAGTGCAAAAATTACCTAAGACTCGTTCAGGTAAAATCCTGCGCGGCACTATGCGTAAAATTGCTGATAATCAGTCTTATACGCCGCCCGCCACTATCGAGGATCCATTAACATTGGATTTGGTGCGTGACGCGCTAACACGCATGGGATATGCCGACGCGTTGCTGCAACAGCACGTTTGA
- a CDS encoding MerR family transcriptional regulator: MSIRPTPQTTYSISELSREFDITTRSIRFYEDQGLLKPKRRGQTRIYSLKDRVRLKLILRGKRLGFSLGETRRLFELYDADKSSLSQLSTMLQLIEDKKMSLQQQMDDIKIVLMELMAAETQCRQALAEISTEKTG; encoded by the coding sequence ATGAGTATCCGACCAACGCCCCAAACCACTTATTCCATTAGTGAGCTGTCACGGGAATTTGATATTACCACCCGTAGTATTCGTTTTTACGAAGACCAGGGGCTGTTAAAACCCAAACGCCGTGGGCAAACCCGTATCTATAGTTTGAAAGATCGGGTGCGGCTGAAACTCATCCTGCGCGGTAAACGCCTTGGCTTTTCGCTTGGGGAAACCCGACGCCTATTTGAATTGTATGACGCCGACAAAAGCAGCCTGTCACAACTCAGTACCATGTTGCAGTTGATAGAAGATAAAAAAATGTCACTGCAACAGCAGATGGACGACATCAAAATCGTATTGATGGAATTGATGGCTGCAGAAACCCAATGTCGTCAGGCGCTAGCGGAAATCTCTACCGAAAAAACCGGTTAA
- a CDS encoding isovaleryl-CoA dehydrogenase — MIPSYSGLDFGLGEDIDMLRQAVATFATEQIAPLATQIDQENQFPTALWPQLGQMGLLGITVSEEFGGSGMGYLAHVVAMEEISRTSASVGLSYGAHANLCVNQIFRNGTAAQKDRYLPKLVSGEHIGALAMSEPNAGSDVVSMKLHARKQGDHYLLNGNKMWITNGPDADVFVVYAKTEPQLGAKGITAFIVERGFPGFATAQKLDKLGMRGSSTCELVFTDCEVPAANILGQLNHGTKVLMSGLDYERVVLAGGPLGIMSACLDLVLPYTAERQQFGKAIGEFQLVQAKLADMYTEMHAAKAYVYAVASACDQGKASRKDAAGAILYSAERATRAALDAIQLLGGNGYINDYPAGRLLRDAKLYEIGAGTSEIRRMLIGRELFSESH, encoded by the coding sequence ATGATACCCAGCTATTCAGGACTTGACTTCGGACTCGGGGAAGATATCGACATGTTGCGGCAAGCCGTTGCGACATTCGCCACCGAGCAGATTGCCCCACTCGCGACACAAATCGACCAAGAGAATCAATTCCCCACGGCATTATGGCCACAATTAGGCCAGATGGGGCTGTTGGGAATTACCGTTAGTGAAGAGTTTGGCGGTAGCGGTATGGGCTATCTGGCCCATGTGGTCGCCATGGAAGAGATTTCCCGCACCTCAGCCTCGGTGGGGTTGTCGTATGGCGCCCACGCAAATCTCTGTGTTAACCAAATTTTCCGTAACGGCACTGCCGCACAAAAAGATCGTTATCTGCCAAAGCTGGTCAGTGGTGAACACATAGGTGCGCTGGCCATGAGTGAACCCAATGCGGGCTCCGATGTGGTGTCCATGAAACTGCACGCTCGTAAACAAGGCGACCATTATCTGCTGAATGGCAACAAGATGTGGATCACCAACGGCCCCGATGCAGATGTATTTGTAGTTTATGCCAAAACTGAACCACAACTGGGAGCCAAAGGTATTACCGCGTTTATTGTTGAACGTGGCTTTCCAGGATTCGCCACCGCACAAAAATTAGACAAACTAGGCATGCGAGGCTCCAGTACCTGCGAGTTAGTATTCACTGATTGTGAAGTGCCAGCAGCAAACATTCTCGGTCAACTGAATCACGGCACCAAGGTGCTGATGAGTGGCCTTGACTATGAACGCGTAGTCTTGGCTGGCGGCCCATTAGGCATCATGAGCGCCTGTCTTGATCTGGTACTGCCCTACACCGCAGAACGCCAGCAGTTTGGCAAAGCCATTGGCGAATTCCAATTGGTGCAGGCCAAACTGGCCGACATGTACACCGAAATGCATGCGGCCAAAGCCTATGTTTATGCCGTTGCCAGCGCCTGCGATCAAGGCAAAGCGAGTCGCAAAGATGCCGCTGGCGCCATTCTTTACAGCGCCGAAAGAGCCACCCGTGCGGCACTGGATGCCATTCAGTTGCTGGGTGGCAATGGCTATATCAATGACTATCCGGCCGGACGTTTATTGCGTGATGCCAAGCTGTATGAAATCGGCGCAGGCACCTCGGAAATTCGCCGCATGCTCATTGGCCGTGAACTGTTCAGTGAAAGTCACTGA